Proteins encoded together in one Musa acuminata AAA Group cultivar baxijiao chromosome BXJ3-6, Cavendish_Baxijiao_AAA, whole genome shotgun sequence window:
- the LOC135640835 gene encoding desmethyl-deoxy-podophyllotoxin synthase-like, which produces MDLTSTSFLFSFLVLLVSLLLLKKNRSGGGARATLPPGPSKLPIIGSLHHLLGGLPHRSLTALSKKFGPVILLKLGEVPTLVVSSTEAAAEIMKTHDVSFASRPTNLNLQSATYGDRGVGFTSYGFHWRELRKMSIVELLSAKRVQSFRFIREEEVLNLVRSIVLLSNAGSTVNLSKKLVLLANDIGSRSVIGSKCKYQKEFIRIVMQTLEAAGGFSLADLFPSWPIIKLLSGATFKMQMLHRDMDAILNSIIQERRERKSAEQPEEEEEEEALVDVMLRVQAEGSLSFPLADEDMKAMMLDMLGGASETSAGIMEWAMSELMRNPRVMRKLQEEVRETVGEKGKVTEKDINGMNYLKLVIKETLRLHPPVPLLLPRECRETCEVLGYQIPEKTRVFVNVWALGRDPRYWDSPTEFEPERFERRNSMVDFKGTNFEFLPFGAGRRICPGMSFGLKSIELSLASLLYNFDWELPSGNEGMPQELDMSETFSITCRRKSDLCLRAIPRIPFSMT; this is translated from the exons ATGGATCTCACCAgcacctccttcctcttctcctttctcgTCCTCCTCGTTTCGCTGCTGCTACTCAAGAAGAACAGGTCTGGTGGCGGAGCTCGTGCCACACTGCCTCCCGGTCCATCTAAGCTCCCTATCATAGGCAGCTTGCACCATCTCTTGGGTGGCCTGCCGCATCGTTCCCTCACTGCCTTATCTAAGAAATTTGGCCCCGTGATACTCCTGAAGCTCGGTGAGGTCCCCACCCTCGTTGTCTCATCTACCGAAGCGGCTGCTGAGATCATGAAAACCCACGACGTCAGCTTCGCCTCTCGGCCCACTAACCTGAATCTCCAGTCCGCCACATACGGTGACAGGGGCGTCGGCTTTACCTCGTATGGATTCCACTGGAGGGAGCTGCGCAAGATGAGCATCGTGGAGCTATTGAGTGCCAAGCGAGTCCAATCTTTTCGCTTTATCCGGGAAGAGGAGGTGCTTAATCTTGTGCGGTCGATAGTCCTGTTGTCCAACGCTGGTTCCACCGTGAACCTCAGTAAGAAATTGGTGCTGTTGGCTAATGACATAGGCTCCCGGTCCGTCATCGGCAGCAAGTGCAAGTACCAGAAAGAGTTCATACGGATAGTGATGCAAACGCTGGAAGCTGCCGGAGGCTTCAGTTTGGCGGACTTATTCCCGTCATGGCCGATAATTAAACTTCTCAGTGGCGCGACTTTCAAGATGCAGATGTTACACCGTGACATGGACGCGATCCTGAATAGCATCATTCAAGAGCGCAGAGAAAGGAAGTCCGCAGAgcaaccggaggaggaggaggaggaggaggccttggTCGATGTCATGCTGAGAGTTCAAGCTGAAGGTAGCCTGTCATTCCCCTTAGCAGACGAGGACATGAAAGCCATGATGCTG GATATGCTCGGTGGGGCCAGCGAGACCTCCGCAGGAATAATGGAGTGGGCCATGTCGGAGCTGATGAGGAATCCAAGAGTGATGCGGAAGTTGCAAGAGGAGGTGAGGGAGACTGTCGGAGAAAAGGGAAAGGTGACGGAGAAGGACATCAACGGAATGAACTACTTGAAACTGGTCATCAAGGAGACTCTGAGGCTGCACCCTCCTGTTCCTCTGCTGCTCCCCCGAGAGTGCCGGGAGACGTGCGAGGTTCTTGGTTACCAGATACCAGAGAAGACAAGAGTATTCGTGAACGTTTGGGCCTTGGGAAGGGATCCTCGATACTGGGACAGTCCCACTGAGTTTGAGCCAGAGAGATTCGAGAGGAGGAATTCCATGGTCGACTTCAAGGGAACCAACTTTGAGTTCTTACCTTTCGGGGCAGGCAGGAGGATATGCCCAGGGATGTCATTTGGTTTGAAGAGCATAGAGCTTTCCCTGGCTAGCCTTCTCTACAACTTTGATTGGGAGCTCCCATCGGGAAATGAAGGGATGCCCCAGGAGTTGGACATGAGCGAGACCTTCTCGATTACGTGCCGGAGGAAGTCGGACCTCTGCCTACGTGCCATCCCTCGTATTCCTTTCTCCATGACTTGA
- the LOC135640837 gene encoding cytochrome P450 71D10-like — translation MLGGASETSAGIMEWAMSELMRNPRVMRKLQEEVRETVGEKGKVTEKDINGMNYLKLVIKETLRLHPPVPLLLPRECRETCEVLGYQIPEKTRVFVNVWALGRDPRYWDSPTEFEPERFERRNSMVDFKGTNFEFLPFGAGRRICPGMSFGLKSIELSLASLLYNFDWELPSGNEGMPQELDMSETFSITCRRKSDLCLRAIPRIPFSMT, via the coding sequence ATGCTCGGTGGGGCCAGCGAGACCTCCGCAGGAATAATGGAGTGGGCCATGTCGGAGCTGATGAGGAATCCAAGAGTGATGCGGAAGTTGCAAGAGGAGGTGAGGGAGACTGTCGGAGAAAAGGGAAAGGTGACGGAGAAGGACATCAACGGAATGAACTACTTGAAACTGGTCATCAAGGAGACTCTGAGGCTGCACCCTCCTGTTCCTCTGCTGCTCCCCCGAGAGTGCCGGGAGACGTGCGAGGTTCTTGGTTACCAGATACCAGAGAAGACAAGAGTATTCGTGAACGTTTGGGCCTTGGGAAGGGATCCTCGATACTGGGACAGTCCCACTGAGTTTGAGCCAGAGAGATTCGAGAGGAGGAATTCCATGGTCGACTTCAAGGGAACCAACTTTGAGTTCTTACCTTTCGGGGCAGGCAGGAGGATATGCCCAGGGATGTCATTTGGTTTGAAGAGCATAGAGCTTTCCCTGGCTAGCCTTCTCTACAACTTTGATTGGGAGCTCCCATCGGGAAATGAAGGGATGCCCCAGGAGTTGGACATGAGCGAGACCTTCTCGATTACGTGCCGGAGGAAGTCGGACCTCTGCCTACGTGCCATCCCTCGTATTCCTTTCTCCATGACTTGA
- the LOC135640836 gene encoding desmethyl-deoxy-podophyllotoxin synthase-like, protein MDLTSTSFLFSFLVLLVSLLLLKKNRSGGGARATLPPGPSKLPIIGSLHHLLGGLPHRSLTALSKKFGPVILLKLGEVPTLVVSSTEAAAEIMKTHDVSFASRPTNLNLQSATYGDRGVGFTSYGFHWRELRKMSIVELLSAKRVQSFRFIREEEVLNLVRSIVLLSNAGSTVNLSKKLVLLANDIGSRSVIGSKCKYQKEFIRIVMQTLEAAGGFSLADLFPSWPIIKLLSGATFKMQMLHRDMDAILNSIIQERRERKSAEQPEEEEEEEALVDVMLRVQAEGSLSFPLADEDMKAMMLVCLFLKP, encoded by the coding sequence ATGGATCTCACCAgcacctccttcctcttctcctttctcgTCCTCCTCGTTTCGCTGCTGCTACTCAAGAAGAACAGGTCTGGTGGCGGAGCTCGTGCCACACTGCCTCCCGGTCCATCTAAGCTCCCTATCATAGGCAGCTTGCACCATCTCTTGGGTGGCCTGCCGCATCGTTCCCTCACTGCCTTATCTAAGAAATTTGGCCCCGTGATACTCCTGAAGCTCGGTGAGGTCCCCACCCTCGTTGTCTCATCTACCGAAGCGGCTGCTGAGATCATGAAAACCCACGACGTCAGCTTCGCCTCTCGGCCCACTAACCTGAATCTCCAGTCCGCCACATACGGTGACAGGGGCGTCGGCTTTACCTCGTATGGATTCCACTGGAGGGAGCTGCGCAAGATGAGCATCGTGGAGCTATTGAGTGCCAAGCGAGTCCAATCTTTTCGCTTTATCCGGGAAGAGGAGGTGCTTAATCTTGTGCGGTCGATAGTCCTGTTGTCCAACGCTGGTTCCACCGTGAACCTCAGTAAGAAATTGGTGCTGTTGGCTAATGACATAGGCTCCCGGTCCGTCATCGGCAGCAAGTGCAAGTACCAGAAAGAGTTCATACGGATAGTGATGCAAACGCTGGAAGCTGCCGGAGGCTTCAGTTTGGCGGACTTATTCCCGTCATGGCCGATAATTAAACTTCTCAGTGGCGCGACTTTCAAGATGCAGATGTTACACCGTGACATGGACGCGATCCTGAATAGCATCATTCAAGAGCGCAGAGAAAGGAAGTCCGCAGAgcaaccggaggaggaggaggaggaggaggccttggTCGATGTCATGCTGAGAGTTCAAGCTGAAGGTAGCCTGTCATTCCCCTTAGCAGACGAGGACATGAAAGCCATGATGCTGGTATGCTTATTTTTGAAACCCTAA
- the LOC135640840 gene encoding desmethyl-deoxy-podophyllotoxin synthase-like has translation MDLTSTSSLFSFLVLLVSLLLLKKNRSGGGARATLPPGPSKLPIIGSLHHLLGGLPHRSLTALSKKFGPVILLKLGEVPTLVVSSTEAAAEIMKTHDVSFASRPTNLNLQSATYGDRGVGFTSYGFHWRELRKMSIVELLSAKRVQSFRFIREEEVLNLVRSIVLLSNAGSTVNLSKKLVLLANDIGSRSVIGSKCKYQKEFIRIVMQTLEAAGGFSLADLFPSWPIIKLLSGATFKMQMLHRDMDAILNSIIQERRERKSAEQPEEEEEEEALVDVMLRVQAEGSLSFPLADEDMKAMMLVCLFLKP, from the coding sequence ATGGATCTCACCAgcacctcctccctcttctcctttctcgTCCTCCTCGTTTCGCTGCTGCTACTCAAGAAGAACAGGTCTGGTGGCGGAGCTCGTGCCACACTGCCTCCCGGTCCATCTAAGCTCCCTATCATAGGCAGCTTGCACCATCTCTTGGGTGGCCTGCCGCATCGTTCCCTCACTGCCTTATCTAAGAAATTTGGCCCCGTGATACTCCTGAAGCTCGGTGAGGTCCCCACCCTCGTTGTCTCATCTACCGAAGCGGCTGCTGAGATCATGAAAACCCACGACGTCAGCTTCGCCTCTCGGCCCACTAACCTGAATCTCCAGTCCGCCACATACGGTGACAGGGGCGTCGGCTTTACCTCGTATGGATTCCACTGGAGGGAGCTGCGCAAGATGAGCATCGTGGAGCTATTGAGTGCCAAGCGAGTCCAATCTTTTCGCTTTATCCGGGAAGAGGAGGTGCTTAATCTTGTGCGGTCGATAGTCCTGTTGTCCAACGCTGGTTCCACCGTGAACCTCAGTAAGAAATTGGTGCTGTTGGCTAATGACATAGGCTCCCGGTCCGTCATCGGCAGCAAGTGCAAGTACCAGAAAGAGTTCATACGGATAGTGATGCAAACGCTGGAAGCTGCCGGAGGCTTCAGTTTGGCGGACTTATTCCCGTCATGGCCGATAATTAAACTTCTCAGTGGCGCGACTTTCAAGATGCAGATGTTACACCGTGACATGGACGCGATCCTGAATAGCATCATTCAAGAGCGCAGAGAAAGGAAGTCCGCAGAgcaaccggaggaggaggaggaggaggaggccttggTCGATGTCATGCTGAGAGTTCAAGCTGAAGGTAGCCTGTCATTCCCCTTAGCAGACGAGGACATGAAAGCCATGATGCTGGTATGCTTATTTTTGAAACCCTAA
- the LOC135641460 gene encoding desmethyl-deoxy-podophyllotoxin synthase-like, whose product MDLTSTSFLFSFLVLLVSLLLLKKNRSGGGARATLPPGPSKLPIIGSLHHLLGGLPHRSLTALSKKFGPVILLKLGEVPTLVVSSTEAAAEIMKTHDVSFASRPTNLNLQSATYGDRGVGFTSYGFHWRELRKMSIVELLSAKRVQSFRFIREEEVLNLVRSIVLLSNAGSTVNLSKKLVLLANDIGSRSVIGSKCKYQKEFIRIVMQTLEAAGGFSLADLFPSWPIIKLLSGATFKMQMLHRDMDAILNSIIQERRERKSAEQPEEEEEEEALVDVMLRVQAEGSLSFPLADEDMKAMMLSQFRESNFWIPFAIKDMLGGASETSAGIMEWAMSELMRNPRVMRKLQEEVRETVGEKGKVTEKDINGMNYLKLVIKETLRLHPPVPLLLPRECRETCEVLGYQIPEKTRVFVNVWALGRDPRYWDSPTEFEPERFESRNSMVDFKGTNFEFLPFGAGRRICPGMSFGLKSIELSLASLLYNFDWELPSGNEGMPQELDMSETFSITCRRKSDLCLRAIPRIPFSMT is encoded by the exons ATGGATCTCACCAgcacctccttcctcttctcctttctcgTCCTCCTCGTTTCGCTGCTGCTACTCAAGAAGAACAGGTCTGGTGGCGGAGCTCGTGCCACACTGCCTCCCGGTCCATCTAAGCTCCCTATCATAGGCAGCTTGCACCATCTCTTGGGTGGCCTGCCGCATCGTTCCCTCACTGCCTTATCTAAGAAATTTGGCCCCGTGATACTCCTGAAGCTCGGTGAGGTCCCCACCCTCGTTGTCTCATCTACCGAAGCGGCTGCTGAGATCATGAAAACCCACGACGTCAGCTTCGCCTCTCGGCCCACTAACCTGAATCTCCAGTCCGCCACATACGGTGACAGGGGCGTCGGCTTTACCTCGTATGGATTCCACTGGAGGGAGCTGCGCAAGATGAGCATCGTGGAGCTATTGAGTGCCAAGCGAGTCCAATCTTTTCGCTTTATCCGGGAAGAGGAGGTGCTTAATCTTGTGCGGTCGATAGTCCTGTTGTCCAACGCTGGTTCCACCGTGAACCTCAGTAAGAAATTGGTGCTGTTGGCTAATGACATAGGCTCCCGGTCCGTCATCGGCAGCAAGTGCAAGTACCAGAAAGAGTTCATACGGATAGTGATGCAAACGCTGGAAGCTGCCGGAGGCTTCAGTTTGGCGGACTTATTCCCGTCATGGCCGATAATTAAACTTCTCAGTGGCGCGACTTTCAAGATGCAGATGTTACACCGTGACATGGACGCGATCCTGAATAGCATCATTCAAGAGCGCAGAGAAAGGAAGTCCGCAGAgcaaccggaggaggaggaggaggaggaggccttggTCGATGTCATGCTGAGAGTTCAAGCTGAAGGTAGCCTGTCATTCCCCTTAGCAGACGAGGACATGAAAGCCATGATGCTG TCGCAGTTTCGAGAATCTAATTTCTGGATTCCTTTTGCAATAAAGGATATGCTCGGTGGGGCCAGCGAGACCTCCGCAGGAATAATGGAGTGGGCCATGTCGGAGCTGATGAGGAATCCAAGAGTGATGCGGAAGTTGCAAGAGGAGGTGAGGGAGACTGTCGGAGAAAAGGGAAAGGTGACGGAGAAGGACATCAACGGAATGAACTACTTGAAACTGGTCATCAAGGAGACTCTGAGGCTGCACCCTCCTGTTCCTCTGCTGCTCCCCCGAGAGTGCCGGGAGACGTGCGAGGTTCTTGGTTACCAGATACCAGAGAAGACAAGAGTATTCGTGAACGTTTGGGCCTTGGGAAGGGATCCTCGATACTGGGACAGTCCCACTGAGTTTGAGCCAGAGAGATTCGAGAGCAGGAATTCCATGGTCGACTTCAAGGGAACCAACTTTGAGTTCTTACCTTTCGGGGCAGGCAGGAGGATATGCCCAGGGATGTCATTTGGTTTGAAGAGCATAGAGCTTTCCCTGGCTAGCCTTCTCTACAACTTTGATTGGGAGCTCCCATCGGGAAATGAAGGGATGCCCCAGGAGTTGGACATGAGCGAGACCTTCTCGATTACGTGCCGGAGGAAGTCGGACCTCTGCCTACGTGCCATCCCTCGTATTCCTTTCTCCATGACTTGA